The following proteins are encoded in a genomic region of Triticum dicoccoides isolate Atlit2015 ecotype Zavitan chromosome 1B, WEW_v2.0, whole genome shotgun sequence:
- the LOC119350920 gene encoding two-component response regulator ORR21-like, translated as MDLPGASLRAPPPRGLGALAVSADAVRLSTITAILRDRDHYEVTVCTDPAAAMAVLRAGNKFEVLLVDMHSLGCGAPALELLECAVGEMHVHTHVISKNGDRYGPLEMKDLGIIRNAIYNEATNGSKSPGAMPNSPCNNSSVETTPTTTTLVISGRRATRRRMGRTRVNDTNSQELDEVNVKNEKQKPVEKPTKARVIWTDELHKKFVEAHDKLLPGDAVPKKILKLMNDPTLTRENIASHLQKHRMNLDPLRKGNTGTRNKKLTPPQASLLSPNLSRQQASSTMMQSLSSANFPEIITTQAVVCMNHNMNDSGSHPVIQMKSFKASEDMYTGDNESTKNSTWSGGNSDNAGCQENSIEFSIKEPKLSWDQVYFYTNGN; from the exons ATGGATCTCCCCGGCGCCTCCCTCCGTGCTCCTCCCCCTCGCGGCCTCGGCGCGCTCGCCGTCTCGGCGGACGCCGTCAGGCTTAGCACCATCACCGCCATCCTCCGCGACCGAGACCACTATGAAG tGACGGTTTGCACTGAtccggcggcggccatggcggtgcTCCGCGCGGGGAACAAGTTCGAGGTCCTGCTGGTCGACATGCACTCCCTAGGCTGCGGCGCGCCGGCCTTAGAGCTCTTGGAGTGTGCCGTCGGCGAGATGCACGTTCACACACATG TTATTTCGAAAAATGGCGATCGCTATGGACCCCTAGAGATGAAGGATCTCGGTATTATCAGGAATGCCATCTACAATGAAGCAACCAATGGATCTAAGTCACCGGGGGCCATGCCGAACAGTCCATGCAACAACTCATCGGTGGAGACAACACCCACAACAACAACCTTAGTAATTTCAGGAAGGAGGGCAACAAGAAGGAGGATGGGAAGGACACGAGTAAACGATACAAACAGTCAGGAGCTGGATGAAGTGAATGTCAAGAATGAGAAACAAAAACCGGTTGAGAAGCCAACGAAGGCCCGGGTCATTTGGACTGACGAACTACACAAGAAGTTCGTGGAAGCACATGACAAACTCCTCCCTGGAG ATGCTGTGCCGAAGAAAATACTTAAGTTGATGAATGACCCTACACTCACTAGAGAGAACATTGCCAGCCACCTTCAG AAACATAGGATGAATCTCGATCCTCTTCGTAAGGGCAATACTGGAACAAGGAATAAAAAATTAACACCTCCCCAAGCATCATTGCTCTCTCCTAACTTGTCTCGGCAACAG GCTTCTTCTACAATGATGCAATCTTTGTCTAGTGCAAACTTTCCGGAGATTATTACGACACAAGCTGTTGTTTGCATGAACCATAATATGAATGATTCAGGCAGTCATCCGGTGATACAGATGAAATCATTTAAGG CATCAGAAGATATGTACACCGGAGATAATGAATCTACAAAAAATAGCACATGGTCTGGTGGTAATTCAGATAATGCCGGCTGCCAGGAAAATAGCATCGAGTTTTCG ATAAAAGAGCCTAAGCTTTCATGGGATCAAGTGTATTTCTACACCAATGGTAACTAA